From a single Rhodanobacteraceae bacterium genomic region:
- a CDS encoding MmcQ/YjbR family DNA-binding protein, whose translation MAVEEYPLDAWLLPLPGVSREFKWGNDLVYSVAAKMFAVTCIEGADFGRLSFKVEDERFLEFTDREGIVPAPYLARARWVMLPNPGEFEADWIRERLLISYQLVRANLPKRVQATLG comes from the coding sequence ATGGCCGTGGAGGAATACCCGCTCGACGCCTGGTTGCTGCCGCTGCCCGGCGTCAGCCGCGAGTTCAAATGGGGCAATGATCTGGTCTATTCGGTTGCCGCGAAGATGTTCGCGGTGACCTGCATCGAAGGCGCCGACTTTGGGCGCTTGTCCTTCAAGGTCGAGGACGAGCGCTTTCTGGAGTTCACCGATCGTGAGGGCATCGTCCCCGCGCCGTATCTGGCCCGCGCTCGCTGGGTGATGCTGCCGAATCCGGGTGAATTCGAAGCCGACTGGATTCGCGAACGTCTGTTGATCTCCTACCAACTGGTGCGGGCAAACTTGCCCAAGCGGGTGCAGGCTACGTTGGGCTGA